The Acipenser ruthenus chromosome 15, fAciRut3.2 maternal haplotype, whole genome shotgun sequence genomic sequence CACAAAAAAGCATTGAATTTGTTAAAAACCAGACGGTTACCAATTAGTTCCCCTTGCCTCTTCATTTAGTCGATTTGAGCTCTATCAAGAATACTTGGTCAccattttggagaaaaaaaaaaacgcacagaTTATGACATAATGATACAAGCACAAACCTTCACTTAGATGTGACCCATTATTTAAACTGTAACAGTTAGTTTCTTTTACCATGTCTGTTGCAGTTTGGTGTTCGGTGTATTTAATCTATTTATATTCTCATCATCAGTGTTTTGTACCACACCTTCATATTATCTGTTACTTcaaaattacagtatatatatatatatatatatatatatatatatatatatatatatatatatatatatatatatatatatatacagacgtgctcaaatttgttggtacccttacagctcattgaaataatgcttcattcctcctgaaaagtgatgaaattaaaagctattttatcatgtatacttgcatgccatgggtatgtcatagaataaagcaaagaagctgtgaaaagagatgaattattgcttaatctataaagatattctaaaatggcctggacacatttgttggtaccccttagaaaagatcataaataattggattatagtgatatttcaaactaattagtttctttaattcgtatcacacatgtctccaatcttgtaatcggtcattcagcctatttaaatggagaaaagtagtcactgtgctgtttggtatcattgtgtgcaccacactgaacatggaccagagaaagcaaaggagagagttgtctgaggagatcagaaagaaaataatagacaagcatggtaaaggtaaaggctacaagaccatttccaagcagcttgatgttcctgtgacaacagttgcaaatattattaagaagtttaaggtccatggaactgtagctaaCCTCGCTGGGCGCGGccatgttttggggctgctttgctgcgcctggcacagggtgccttgaatctgtgcagggcacaatgaaatctcaagactatcaaggcattctggagtgaaacgtactgcccagtgtcagaaagctttgtctcagtcgcaggtcatgggtcctccaacaggataatgacccaaaacacacagctaaaaccacccaagaatggataagaacaaaacattggactattctgaagtggccttctatgagtcatgatctgaatcctatcaaacatctatggaaagagctgaaacttgcagtctggagaaggcacccatcaaacctgagacagctggagcagtttgctcaggaagagtgggccaaactacctgttaacaggtgcagaagtctcattgagagctacagaaaacgtttaattgcagtgattgcctctaaaggttgtgcaacaaaatattaggttagcggtcccatcatttttgtccatgccattttcatttgttttattatttacaatattatgttgaataaaaaatcaaaagcaaagtctaatttctattaaatatggaataaacaatggtggatgccaattacttttgtcagtttcaagttatttcagagaaaattgtgcattcttcgttttttgtggaggggtaccaacaaatttgagcacgtctgtatatatatccAGTTTGAGTAAATCTCCCATTAATACTGTGCGCACGCACACTCTGGTTCACATGTTGTACTTATGTGTTCAGACATGACTTTAAGAACTCCATTGAAGTGACCAGGATGAGATGACTAACTGGAGATGATACAACGTGGATCTAAACAACTAAAAGAATACATTGgagtgtaattaaaaaataataagaaagataGATTGAAATCAATAAGCACGAGAAATGAGTCCATGAGAAGCTTTTAAATGAAAGAAAGATAGCTGCAGTTCTGAGGTTATTCATTGTGGATTCTATCTAATACTCCTGTGTCCTTGATTCTCTTGCACCTTAATCCTGCAACAGCTTCCTTTTCTACACTCTAAAATGTGAATATCCTTGATGTCAAAggtatcttttaaaaaaatatgaaagatCTGCAGCAAATATTGTTATGGCTTATACACAAAGGGTCAGTTCAATTTATATAGACAAGGCTAAATCCAATGTGttctttaaaacactaaatcaGACCCTCAGTGACATTTTTGCAATGAAATGCACAAAAGAGACTCACATGCACTCTTGGATGCCCAATttttaataactttagtacatACATTTGACATTTCCCAATGGTGGAATTTAGATTTGCAGCTGTTTTGATCAATGTAAAACAAAGTACAGAGGGTTAGATTATCAAGATCTTTACACCCTAAAATACCATTTTCTTTCCTAATCtggtaaaaagaaagaaaaagaaaaaagaaaagaaagaggaaTCTGTTTCTGGTTCAGGAGTATGACCATAACACTGCTCCACAATTGCTTCATAATCTCTTTATCAGGGCTGGTGGAAAAGATCTTCTGTGAAcagtgattattttattaattcccAGAAATAGAACTTCATGGtttctttacactgaagacctCCTCCTGAAATAATTTGTCTGCTGTATCGAAAAGGCTGAGTTATTATGTACACTTCACCTAGTCCTTACCTCTTGCATTATAATACATGACAAATTACTAATGCTAGAATTGGGTTTAAATGGTTGCTACCTATTACCAGTAAATATACCAGATACAATGTTATCAATCCCCCACAGCCATTAACTGGATTTTGGTCACAAGTGAGGTTTTGATAAGAAAGAGGGTtaacagcattattattacatactggtatattacaaaaaaaacatgttaatcaaACAGCCAACAGTTAAAAGTGAAAGAAGAACTTCATATTTCACTAACTCTGCAAAAAGACACTTCCTAGCTTTGGAAAAAGGAAACCCTACTAAAATGAATTGGCAATGCCATTTGGTCATCTTGAATTACAATAGCCCCTGTGCCATTCAGGAACTATGAAGCCCAATGTTAGTGTCATATATCAACAAAAAGTCATAAAGAAATATCTAAAATTGGGGCTGGTTTACTggtatgttgtgttgtgttgattTGAGTTCATTTTCCTAAACAggtctgcagttttgaaagaatttaGCATAGCCACAGACCATTTTCTAGGTGGCAGGGATCCTCATAAACCAAGAATCCAATGAAAATGAATACCGACTCAACACAGTACCCATTGCTTGAAAGGAATAGTTGAGGCACACTATCGGGACTTTGTGAGAAAGCTTGTACTGTCACTGTGTAATGCCTGGTATATGAATACATAGTTAACTTTAGTGCTCAGCGCTTATGAACATTTTACAGATTGACTATATTTATCCAATTGATGTTCCATTCCTCCTCCATTAAAGTGTCAATTTTAATATTGGAAATTATAAACAGCACCAAATGTAAGATGTTTTTATGGAACCACCATAAACTGGAGTAAAAGCTAAATCTGGACAATAATCCCATGGGTGATCAACCAACCACTCATGATGGTTATCAGTGAAGATGCAGAAGAGACAGAACCGTCTTTATTTTGCAAACAAGACATTGTTGACCTTATACTTGCCTTTGCTGAAAAGATGATCAGGATGGGTGCGGGCTGAAATGTTTCGTTCAGAAGTTTCCACAACCAAGTGTAGATCAGAGAAACAGAGAGGGATCTAATTAAAAAGACTCCTCAGGCAACTTAAATAATGTGCAAATTAACACGTATTATTAAGGTAGTGTGAAAAGGAAAAATAGATTAGCAAGACACATAGTAGCATTAGTTAGTATATTGTTTCAGATGTCTCGTTTTATGGAATCCGTTTATATTAGCTGAATGTTGTTCAACTGAGAGGGATAGAATGAAAACGTGCGCGTGAATCAAGCAATGTACATTCATACAATGTACTGCCCTGGTTTGTTTTCCGTGCACATTCTGCGCTAGGATATGTGACTGTCActggtttataataataataataataataataataataataataataataataatatcacaggACTGACATTGTATGGCATTAGTTTATATTGGTTTGTGCAGTAAATCGTCAATCCTATACCcgtatgtactgtataaatcaTTCTGACTATATGCAATAGTTTCTACCACTTAGGAACTCTTTATTCATAATTGCATTTCATATAAATGCACTATTTCCCTTGGCAACTTGGCATGCACACGCATGGCATTCTCAAAACCCACTGACTGTACCAATCTGCTACCGCCAGTAGTTTTCAACCAATAAGAGCTGACCTCGAGGTTGTCTCATACAAAGGCGACGCGAAAAGGACTCTAACAACAGAGAGAGGAAGACTGTCATGGCTGACTCCGTCGAGATGTGCAGAGAGGAGCAGGATAAAGCGAGTGAAAATGCAACAAATATTGATAATGAAGACAGCAACATAAACGCTCTGTGTGTAATTCTCAACTCACTGACACAGTTTAGTTCAGAGGTTGGTGTTGGGGAAAGAATACTAAAATATCTGAAATAGTcaatacacagagatacacatATTATAAGTGCTGTAAGTTACAAcacttgtttttagttttgtcgCTAATACGTTAATAATTGTAATATTAAGTACCGGTATCTGAGACCAGAAACCTGCAGGTTGTGGTTAGTGTACTTAACACGgcatgtattgtgtgtgtttgtttgttgcacATAAGACTTGATATCAAAGTAATACACCTAATTAATAGCATGCAGACTCGGAATGGAGTCTTAATTTACTTCACTGCTTATATGTGAGTAAATACAGGACAAAGTGGATGCATTACCCTTACTGTACGGTCCTGACAAAACATCCTTATTCCTCTCTGTCTGCAATTATCAACTTTTAAACACATTTCATGAAGCCTAAATTGATGGCATTACCACTCTGCAGTGTTATTTCACAAAGCATGTTCCAGctgatttaataaacaaaacaaaaacaaacaaaagaatacaTACGTGTTTAGGTCAGAAGGAACCTATTTGTTCATGGTGTAAACGAGGTATGTCATAATATTGGCTAATTTGTACCAGTACTCAAATGTATctgtaaaatacttttaaattaattaaaattaaaacttagCATCAGTTATTCATTTTCATTGTAAAGCATTTGGGGGAGccttataaataaacattttattttgggagAAAAAGCAGGTCAAGGTGAATTAAAATTTCATTTTTACCATCTTGAGACACTTTCTCCACATTCtcatcaaccacaaatggagAAAACACTTTACCAGAATTTGGTCTTCTTGAACTGGAATGACCCTTCTGTTCAGTGCAGAAAAGCTTCACTCTATATACTCATATTCTAGAAACGCCACTGATACATGTCTCCAGAAAATAGTATTGGATTAGTATCCTTACAGTTCATTACGATGCATTGTTTTGCTGTAGTACGATATTGGCACATGAGTGGATGAAGCATGTCTGATTTGATTTAAGTTTGTTATGAGTTGCTATGATGACGTTGGTGTAGATCATAGTACAaaccaatacattatttacatggAAAATGGTTGAGCAAAGTTGGACATTTTGCTCTGGTGCTTCATGtgattattttattcttattcttatttgtattttatttaggcAGCCTAACACTACTCTGTACTGCTTACAAACTAAAATGAGACAGTTCCTTTTGACTGTGACCTGATGCAttgattatgtttttattattaaaggtAATAAAATCTTGAAAATGGTTTCTAAACCACTCATGACAGTAAATAACCTGCATCTGTTCTTTACAGAAAGCGGTATATATCAGAAACTAATTTCCATCACCATTTTGGTGTGAGAGGGACAGTATtgacaaaatataaatcaatccATCTTGACAGGCTTTCCACATATTGCGTGAGTGCATGGGCAATGATTTTCAGGGTTCTACAAAATCTACATTTTAATAGAAAATTGTATTAAAGTGCTGCTGTTCAGCTGTGTCTAGAAAACATCATTAGAACTGCCACTCCAAGGTGCTAAATACTAACCAAATGGTCTGCTATAGCTAAGAACAATAATGATAGTGTAGATGATGGTGCTTATCTCTTTTTTGCAGCTTAATTTAGGAGCTGATGTGCTGAAAATTGATGCCGATCCAAGTAAGATCCAGAGCCTGTCGACCCTTCAACCAGAAGATTTATACAGCTCGCTGCAGCAGCACATCTTTAATTTACAGGTATATTTAACAATATGCTATTTTTGAGGGTAGATGCAGCATTTGCCCTATATTTGCTCAACAGTGACTCACAATTTATACCAGACTGGATTTCttgatttttatattattatatctAGCTGGGATTATAGGATTAAGTTTTAAACTCCGGGCTACTTCTGTTAATTTATGTGTTTATCTGTTTATCCCCTATCTGGAACTCAATATATCTATACATCTGTGTGTagcaagttacaaaaaaaaaaaaacatttaaaaataaaatctagaaTCTTTTTTCTGTTGAAAAGCCAACCACTAGTAGCCTCATTCTACTGGACATGGGAATAGTGTTTGCATTCCAAAATGCAGCCAAACTAGTATTATTTTATGTTACACTTTGATTAAATTTGTCCTAAAAGCTTTGCTTCTTAATCCTCTGTCTACATGCAGCCTATCCTGTAATTTTTACAGTAAGTAATCTGGATATCCCCAACTCTGTTTCTGATTTTCTGGATCTTTATACAATCACTGGTCTTCAAGTGGTATTGCTCTATGATGgacaaatatttaataataaaaaaaagtaaatacattttgaagCTCAAACAGAAAAGAAGTGTAAATTGACTATTGGATTGACAGGCTACTAAATTCATCATGggtttgtctttattaaaaaaacaaaaaagtgtctcTAGGCTGTATACATTCTTCTATCCCcctcctccttttttttcttaagtcTGTTTCAGAAAAACTCAAGTTTATGGTGAAAGATAACACTGGAACGACATCTCAAGTAAAATCTGCACCAGAAAAAACGGTTGGCACCAGTGGCAAGTTAAACACAGATAAAGGTCTTGCAGATAACTCGCAGTTAAATGGGAGGATTAAAGCAGGTCAGGAGGAGTCCAAGCACCATATTGATGACTGTATAGTCCAGATCAAGGCTGGAAATTCAGAAGTAAGATGTCTGCTGTTGCTTTTCTCTGCTTGGATATTTTAGACAACATTGAACATGGTAGTTTTGTGTAAATGCTTTTGTGTGAGCTACAAAACATGTAGTAAATAATTTTACAAATGCTGTCAATTCCATAGGCAACTCCAATCACAGTAAGGCATGTTTTTCAGAGTTTTATGAAGCAGGTAGTTTTAAGTTTCATGAGTGTGAAAGATGGTGcagatgattttatttatttgatttagagCTTTAATTTGGATGAACTGCCTCTGAACAATGATCGGCAGTATAACAAACTAAGACATCTGGTTCACTTCAGAATTATTTATTCTGTGGAAGTAAACCAAAAGAAGTATAATAACAATCTAGAGAAGCTTGTTTGGAACTTCACATTGGAACTATCTACTAAATACAAGAATGATTTTccatttagataaaaaaaaattaaaacaagcatATAATATGCTTGAATTTATTTTCACAGATTGGTAGAAGGATAGCGGCGTTCATTGAAAGAAAGCAGGGAGAGATCAATGAAAATAATGTCAGAGAATTCTGCAATGTTATAAACTGTAATCAAGGTAAGGATTTTAGTTTGACACTTCTGGAGATTTGTCATATTTGGGAaaggttttttggttttttttgccctTAATAGTCACAGAAAGAGACACATTGATTTCATTGAGGCAGTTAAATCTCAcacgaggtatgtaaaaaatcaaaacaaaaaaaaacctgtacatTTCCAAAGGAAAAATCTGCTGTAATAAACTGATTTAAAGCTCTTGTTTGTATTCATAAGTAATACATTTAAGATATCCCTGTAGGATAGCCTAACTATGATTTGCTATATATAATTGTCAGTGATGCTTGTCAAGTTTTATAGAATTTCAGAACTAAAGCAGTAGATATTAAAATGTTACAGAAAGCATAAgctacagcaaaggtaaagtaatgtgtttcttgtaaacactgcagggggttctgtaacccTTTTAAGTGTGCAAAGAGGTTTTGCAGGGATTCATACCCAGGAACTCCTAGTTCTTATATCTTTGCTTTATCTAACTAGACCATCCAACTTAAATACTTGCCAATTCCCAGGGTAACACAACCATTAGCTATGTAGTCCTGTAAAGGTACAATTGAAACATGTTCTGTTTATTTCAACATGACTCTGAAAGACTGGcatgagaaaataattaaaaaaagaaagatgaagaaaaagttacaagaaatacaattatttatttcagcaattttttttgcaaaactccaaaaatgctaattcaaaagtatttataccctgacaaggataatgaaattaatagctagttgaggcacctttagcaataataacctcttttaaaagattaggatatttgtcaatgagcttttggcatgattctttagtgatttttgaccatttttCAACGCataattgttccagttcattcaaattccaaagacttctcttgtgcaccgccgccttcaactcataccaaagattctcagtggaatttagatcgggactttggctaggccattccagaaccttgattttattcttctttaaccattctgaagtagattttgatgtgtggtttggatcgttgttgtgttggaatgtccagttgtgctttaaaccaagttttgtagcggggggtttcagatgattggccaatatcttttggtatgctatggaattaattttaccatgtattggaactaaatttcctgtgccattagaggaaaaacagtcccatagaaggatattaccatctccatgcttgacagtaggtatggtgttcttttctttgtgcgtctcaccagactttctccaaacgtaacgactatcagcatgaccaaatagctcaatttgtgtttcatcactccacaaaatctttgaccagaactcatatccatcattcaaatgctgttttgcaaactttaagcaattgtcatTGTGGTGTTTTCCTAAAAGTGTCTTTTTCCTTggctgcgaccattgagaccttcaccatgcagtgctcgacctatggttgaaatggaaaccccagtcccagccagttcactttgaatacaTTTGGCAGttaatctcagattgttattaaccttcctcgcaattcttctacttgttcttggtgaaagaaccttctttcttccagaccgagggagcgttgagACAGtgccatgagtcttgtacttcttgatttaatataaacaatagttgaaattgggatactcataTGCTTGCAAATCTTTTTGTATAATTCtgcagctttatgacaatacatcattttctg encodes the following:
- the LOC131697582 gene encoding MAP3K12-binding inhibitory protein 1-like isoform X1, which translates into the protein MADSVEMCREEQDKASENATNIDNEDSNINALCVILNSLTQFSSELNLGADVLKIDADPSKIQSLSTLQPEDLYSSLQQHIFNLQSVSEKLKFMVKDNTGTTSQVKSAPEKTVGTSGKLNTDKGLADNSQLNGRIKAGQEESKHHIDDCIVQIKAGNSEIGRRIAAFIERKQGEINENNVREFCNVINCNQENSCARTDAVFTPYPGFRSHIKVTRVINTYGPQTRPDRGGEPCVKPSSVPIDCGSPAIEERLQNIEAHLKLTTGGPVPLNIYQRLKILEDRILELEGLSPEYFQSDSFLHKRKKAQPSQTYTLTELDGKINALKATLLKKVNESLPMETDELPL